A stretch of the Pseudorasbora parva isolate DD20220531a chromosome 13, ASM2467924v1, whole genome shotgun sequence genome encodes the following:
- the elk1 gene encoding ETS domain-containing protein Elk-1, giving the protein MDSNPLISAMDPSITLWQFLLHLLDDQSQKHLISWTSGDGEFKLLDAEEVARLWGLRKNKTNMNYDKLSRALRYYYDKNIIKKVSGQKFVYKFVTFPDPNSADGLRGPEDSQKTNAGEKLELSIQTKPIGAANNNSPCLSKSLQVQRSSPSSVHRSSRNDYMKSGLYSTFTIQSLQTPCKSTSKFIKTELLSDGSPKPASLDRTVHEMRMCPSEGQQGAIQAQPTVESSNLQVIVTHPSPCATPALSPQTPSGSATATTNAQAQKSQSLGDPPQIYLSDPSSLTSLIPLAHGECVVNPSQPVFVVIKPPPVGLPKESNLPSEEDLLEIVDLDEKTDVEPVSTVPVNGDTEAPIPVDAPSPCVEPVAQPVEEGEVEEQPELPEDTNTASASLPESTQEVQPPKSKKPRVLELPSSSTLLPIGLSLDKVNAAVNSLLASGSATNTLTPTVITSHALTPVLLTPSPLPSTIHFWSTLSPIAPRSPAKLSFQFPSNGSNQIQIPALSVDGLSTPVVLSPGPQKP; this is encoded by the exons ATGGATTCCAACCCGCTGATCAGCG CGATGGATCCGTCCATTACATTGTGGCAATTCCTGCTACACCTGCTGGATGATCagagtcagaagcatctgatCTCCTGGACGTCTGGGGATGGGGAATTCAAACTGCTGGATGCTGAGGAGGTGGCCAGACTCTGGGGGCTTCGCAAGAACAAAACCAACATGAactatgataaactaagcaggGCACTTCGTTACTACTATGACAAG AATATTATTAAGAAAGTTAGTGGCCAGAAATTCGTCTACAAGTTTGTGACCTTTCCGGACCCCAACTCTGCTGATGGTCTGAGAGGGCCTGAGGATTCACAGAAGACCAATGCAGGAGAGAAATTGGAGCTGTCCATTCAGACCAAACCTATAGGTGCTGCGAACAACAACAGCCCGTGTCTCTCCAAGAGCCTGCAGGTTCAGCGCTCCTCCCCCAGCTCAGTGCACCGCAGCTCCCGCAACGATTACATGAAATCTGGTCTCTACTCTACTTTCACCATCCAGTCCTTGCAGACGCCCTGCAAAAGCACTTCTAAATTCATCAAAACAGAGCTGTTGAGTGATGGCAGCCCCAAACCTGCCTCTCTGGATCGCACAGTGCATGAG ATGCGAATGTGTCCATCAGAAGGACAGCAGGGAGCTATTCAGGCTCAGCCGACTGTGGAGAGCAGCAATCTGCAGGTTATAGTGACCCACCCATCCCCATGTGCCACACCAGCTCTCAGCCCCCAGACGCCCTCTGGCTCAGCAACTGCAACCACG AATGCTCAAGCACAGAAGAGCCAGAGTTTGGGTGACCCACCACAGATCTACTTGTCCGATCCCAGCTCTCTGACCTCGCTCATTCCTCTGGCTCATGGCGAATGTGTTGTCAACCCCTCTCAGCCTGTGTTTGTGGTCATAAAGCCTCCTCCTGTTGGGTTGCCCAAAGAGTCCAATCTCCCATCTGAGGAAGACTTGCTGGAGATTGTCGATCTGGATGAAAAAACAGATGTTGAG CCGGTGTCCACAGTGCCCGTCAATGGAGACACAGAGGCCCCAATCCCTGTGGATGCCCCATCACCCTGCGTGGAGCCAGTGGCCCAGCCGGTTGAAGAAGGGGAAGTGGAAGAGCAACCGGAGTTACCTG AGGACACCAATACTGCATCAGCCTCCCTCCCGGAGAGCACACAGGAAGTCCAGCCTCCTAAATCAAAGAAGCCACGTGTGCTGGAGCTGCCATCCTCGTCTACTCTGCTGCCCATTGGACTCTCACTGGATAAGGTCAATGCAGCGGTGAACAGCCTGCTGGCCTCTGGCAGTGCTACAAATACCTTAACACCCACAGTCATCACCTCCCATGCCCTG ACTCCAGTGCTGCTGACACCGAGTCCGCTGCCATCAACCATTCACTTCTGGAGCACGCTCAGTCCTATCGCTCCACGCAGCCCTGCCAAGCTCTCCTTCCAG TTCCCCTCCAATGGAAGCAATCAGATCCAGATCCCAGCACTGAGTGTGGACGGCCTATCCACACCTGTCGTTCTCTCCCCTGGACCACAGAAACCTTGA
- the uxt gene encoding protein UXT, giving the protein MTSGTPGINEKVLQYETFISEVLTYSKKVLEQRDAVYEKIAQYLQLKNTIQSIQETDSKELKTDVDLGCNFYVQAHVPDASKIYVAVGYGFFVELTHAEALKFIEKKTNQLTEYTEVLTKDAAKIKANIRMVLEGLRELQGLKDLPENRRREEV; this is encoded by the exons ATGACTTCTGGGACGCCAGGTATTAATGAAAAAGTCTTGCAGTATGAGACATTTATCAGTGAAGTGTTGACTTACAGTAA GAAGGTGTTGGAGCAAAGAGATGCTGTATATGAGAAAATAGCACAATACCTTCAGCTGAAGAACACAATACAAAGCATTCAG GAAACTGACAGCAAAGAACTCAAAACAGATGTAGACCTTGGCTGCAATTTCTATGTGCAGGCTCATGT ACCCGATgcatcaaaaatatatgtggcAGTTGGTTATGGATTCTTTGTCGAGCTCACCCATGCAGAGGCTTTGAAGTTCATAGAAAAGAAGACGAATCAGCTAACCGA gTATACTGAGGTCCTTACCAAAGATGCAGCAAAGATCAAGGCCAACATCCGCATGGTTCTGGAG GGATTGAGGGAATTGCAAGGTCTGAAGGATCTTCCAGAGAACAGAAGGAGGGAGGAGGTTTAG
- the zgc:86609 gene encoding ER membrane protein complex subunit 3-like, translating into MAGPELLLDSSIRLWVVLPIVFITFFVGVLRHYVTQLIHSEKKVDLQQLSDSQVLLRSRILRENGKYIPKQSFAMRKHYFNNPETGFFKMVKRKVIPKNPMTDPSMLTDMMKGNLTNVLPMILIGGWINWAFSGFVTTKVPFPLTLRFKPMLQRGIELLSLDASWVSSASWYFLNVFGLRSMYTLILGQDNAADQSRIMQDQMTGAAMAIPPDPNKAFKSEWEALEIVEHKWALENVEEELMCQDLNFSGLFSQDLQ; encoded by the exons ATGGCAGGTCCAGAGCTGCTCTTAGACTCCAGTATTCGCCTGTGGGTTGTTTTACCCATAGTCTTCATCACGTTCTTCGTCGGAGTTTTACGGCATTATGTCACTCAACTGATTCATAGTGAGAAGAAAGTGGATCTGCAACAGTTGTCTGATAG CCAGGTGTTGCTGCGCAGCCGCATTTTGAGAGAAAATGGAAAATATATTCCCAAACAG TCATTTGCCATGCGAAAACACTATTTCAACAACCCAGAAACTGGATTCTTCAAGATGGTCAAAAGAAAAGTGATCCCTAAAAACCCCATGACCG ACCCCAGCATGTTGACGGACATGATGAAAGGGAATCTGACCAATGTGCTGCCAATGATTCTGATAGGAGGATGGATCAACTGGGCCTTTTCTGGTTTTGTCACAA CTAAAGTTCCGTTTCCTCTGACTCTGAGATTCAAGCCCATGTTACAGAGAGGAATCGAGCTTCTCTCGCTGGACGCCTCCTG GGTCAGTTCAGCTTCTTGGTATTTTCTCAATGTGTTTGGGCTCAGAAGCATGTACACCCTCATCCTTGGACAAGACAATG ctGCAGATCAGTCAAGAATTATGCAGGATCAAATGACAGGGGCTGCTATGGCGATTCCCCCTGACCCTAATAAAGCATTTAAG AGCGAGTGGGAAGCCTTAGAGATCGTGGAGCACAAATGGGCCCTGGAGAACGTTGAAGAGGAACTCATGTGTCAGGACCTGAACTTCAGTGGACTCTTTAGCCAAGATCTACAGTAA